One genomic region from Kwoniella shivajii chromosome 6, complete sequence encodes:
- a CDS encoding allantoicase: MSYTPKQIPLEEFDSTVRSNYVEVSSAALGGEVIACSDDFFAAKENLIKPGPSISLKGQFGPNGALYDGWESRRHNPEFDWVIIRLATPSSSISYVDIDTSHFSGNEAPQSQIFALSSSTISSLKSKNKPGKITPFTEGWEEILPVVDLGPNSRHIFELDQEGKKGQWSVLMVRMMPDGGMARFRAFGIPTSLEIPTTLPENYKSTEAIDLLSPLIGGRIISCSDANFSPPQNLLLPGRGIDMSDGWETRRSQHQRGKYSSSGPLANQERKEWVIAKLGVEGLISYVEVDTAFHPGNYPVACAIEATYITNDTDILNAEWTTIVEKKPLGPHRQHYFDIERSVKEGSVWSHIRYTIYPDGGSKRVRIFGYPLSPSATITPKDELALPVLPLTVEAFKSFGQVIQGFSLPTSAPKGIPVTMANQGTAFKFHRMGKINESYPDGVGKPGGVFVGSVKTANRLDISEGVKFKIDLLERHPYTTQAFIPLGRSANSPPPGSYIVVVALNGTDDKPDLKTVRAFLATAAQGVSFDAGTWHHSLFTVGGDLEYAIVERGTPDPSSLAYVEKVAPSISTYIQIPPFPPKTVPSQTTLTALVPHPATAHLNATLVSPEVIIQANGVLSSKPPQSQRSLTNGSISVSEPVLITPENFSTFGHIITTSPSSTHKDSESSPDGKTTKNNCLAPVISTYPEETGAITGISVFRATKKVGLERGKVFDIRYLERHPFTSQTFLPMGKAEWAGKSEETLETGGEFLVIVAEDAPDGKPDPETVKSFILPPNMGLCYAPGIWHHPVLILDSTIDLACIETQIATGLHDSDERDCELLSWEGTEIFGQVSVPL; the protein is encoded by the exons ATGTCATATACACCAAAACAAATTCCATTagaagaatttgattctACCGTTAGATCAAACTACGTCG AGGTATCCTCAGCTGCGCTGGGAGGTGAAGTCATTGCGTGCtctgatgatttcttcgctgcaaaggagaatttgatcaaaCCCGGC CCATCAATCTCTCTCAAAGGTCAATTTGGACCCAATGGGGCTCTATACGATGGATGGGAATCTAGAAGACATAATCCTGAATTTGACTG GGTCATTATTCGTCTCGCTACACCTTCAAGTTCAATCTCATATGTGGATATTGATACATCCCATTTCAGCGGGAATGAAGCACCTCAATCTCAGATCTTCGCTCTATCGTCTTCTACTATCTCTTCCttgaaatcaaagaacaaGCCGGGGAAGATTACACCTTTTACTGAAGGCTGGGAAGAGATCTTACCGGTCGTAGATCTGGGACCTAACAGTAGACACATATTCGAACTTGATCAAGAAGGCAAAAAAGGTCAATGGAGTGTATTGATGGTTAGAATGATGCCTGATGGAGGTATG GCTAGGTTCAGAGCATTTGGAATTCCAACTTCACTTGAAATACCAACTACCCTACCTGAAAACTACAAATCAACTGAAGCTATCGATTTATTGTCTCCTTTGATAGGAGGGAGGATAATTTCGTGTTCAGACGCGAATTTCTCTCCACCTCAAAATTTGTTATTACCCGGTAGAGGAATCGATATGTCTGATGGATGGGAGACTAGAAGATCACAACATCAACGTGGAAAATACTCTTCCTCTGGTCCATTGGCGAaccaagaaaggaaagaatgggttATAGCTAAATTAGGTGTGGAAGGTTTGATCAGTTatgttgaagttgatacTGCTTTCCATCCTGGAAACTATCCTGTT GCATGTGCAATCGAAGCTACATACATCACCAACGACACAGATATACTGAATGCAGAATGGACGACTATAGTCGAGAAGAAACCTCTTGGTCCTCACAGACAACATTATTTCGATATTGAGCGAAGCGTGAAAGAAGGTAGCGTATGGAGTCATATCCGATACACGATTTATCCCGATGGAGGCAGTAAAAGAGTACGAATCTTTGGATatccattatcaccttcagcaaCCATCACGCCTAAAGATGAACTTGCCTTACCAGTCCTGCCATTAACAGTAGAAGCATTCAAATCGTTCGGACAGGTGATACAAGGATTCTCATTACCTACTTCAGCACCAAAAGGTATCCCTGTAACTATGGCCAATCAAGGTACAGCGTTTAAATTCCATCGAATGGGTAAAATCAACGAATCATATCCTGATGGAGTAGGAAAACCAGGAGGTGTATTTGTGGGTAGTGTCAAAACTGCAAACAGGTTAGATATCTCTGAGGGGGTTAAGTTCAAAATCGATCTCTTGGAAAG ACACCCTTACACAACTCAAGCTTTCATCCCACTGGGCCGATCTGCGAATTCACCACCTCCAGGATCTTATATCGTCGTAGTCGCACTGAATGGTACAGATGATAAACCCGATCTAAAAACTGTTAGAGCATTCTTGGCTACCGCTGCTCAAGGAGTTTCCTTCGATGCCGGTACATGGC ATCACTCGCTCTTCACTGTTGGTGGT GATCTTGAATACGCTATCGTTGAGCGCGGTACACCCGATCCATCTAGTTTAGCCTATGTTGAGAAAGTCGCACCATCGATTTCTACTTACATACAGATTCCGCCGTTCCCACCCAAAACCGTCCCTTCACAAACGACATTGACGGCACTAGTCCCCCACCCTGCTACTGCTCATTTGAACGCTACTCTGGTCTCACCTGAAGTAATCATTCAAGCCAACGGTGTCTTATCATCAAAACCTCCTCAGTCTCAAAGATCGCTTACGAATGGGTCAATCTCGGTATCTGAGCCAGTCTTGATCACTCCTGAAAACTTCTCTACTTTCGGtcacatcatcaccacttcaccttcttctactcaCAAAGATTCCGAGTCATCTCCAGATGGTAAAACCACCAAAAACAATTGTTTAGCACCTGTTATCTCAACTTATCCTGAAGAAACTGGAGCCATCACCGGCATCTCCGTTTTCAGAGCTACGAAAAAAGTAGGTttggaaagaggaaaagtATTCGATATCAGATATTTGGAAAGGCATCCATTTACAAGTCAAACTTTCTTGCCCATGGGCAAAGCTGAA TGGGCAGGAAAGAGTGAAGAAACCCTGGAGACAGGCGGTGAATTCTTAGTTATagtagctgaagatgcaCCAG ATGGTAAACCGGATCCCGAAACCGTAAAATCATTCATCTTACCTCCTAATATGGGATTATGTTATGCACCAGGTATATGGC ATCACCCCGTTTTGATACTTGACTCGACGATCGATTTGGCATG